In the Streptomyces sp. WMMC940 genome, GACGCGGACGGCGAGGAGGCACGTCAGGCCGTGGCGAGGGACCAGGAGGAGGGGTACGGGCTGGGCGCCACCTCCACGCCGTCGTTCGTGGTCAACGGCCGTCCGATCGCGGGTGCCCAGCCGGCGGGGACCTTCGTCGACGCCATCGAGGCGGCGCGGAAGGCCGTGACCACGGAGCCGGCGGGACCGAAGTCGGCGCCGACGACCCCGGCTCCCGGCGCGACCGCTCCCGGAACCCCGGTGCCGGGGACGGCGGGCGGGGAGTGAGCGACATCGGATACCTGGCCGCCTTCCTGGGCGGCCTGCTCGCCCTGCTCAGCCCCTGCAGCGCCCTGCTGCTGCCGGCCTTCTTCGCGTACTCGATCGACACCACCTCCCGGCTCCTCGCGCGTACCTGCGTCTTCTACGCGGGCCTGGCGACGACCCTGGTCCCGCTGGGTGCCGCGGGTTCGTTCGCCGGACGCCTCTTCTACGGCCACCGTGACCTGCTGGTCGCGCTGGGCGGCTGGCTGATCATCGTGCTCGGGGTGGCCCAGCTGGCGGGCCTCGGTTTCGCCTCCCGGCGCCTCGCCGAGGCCGGCGGGAGGATCCGCCCCACGACCGCGTTCTCGGTCTACGCCCTCGGCGCGGTCTACGGGCTCGCGGGCTTCTGCGCGGGCCCGATCCTCGGCAGCGTCCTCACCGTGGCGGCCCTGAGCGGGAGCCCCGCGTACGGGGGGCTCCTCCTCGCCGTCTACGCCCTGGGCATGGCGGTGCCACTGTTCGTCCTGGCCCTGCTCTGGGAGCGCTACGACCTGTCCCGCCGCCGATGGCTGCGCGGCCGCACCCTGCGCATCGCCGGCCGTTTCGAGCTGCACTCCACCTCGACCCTGTCCGGGCTGTTCTTCATCGTCCTCGGCACCGTCTTCCTCGTCTTCGACGGCACGACGGCCCTCCCGGGACTGCTGTCGGTCGACGACTCCTTCGCCGTGGAGCAGTGGGCCTCCTCCGCGGGGCGCGCGGTCCCCGACTGGGTACTGCTCGCCCTGGTCGTGGCGGCCGCGGCGATCGTCCTCGCGGTACGCGGGCTGCGGGGGCGGGACCGGGCCTGACGGCGACCCGCCCCGGGAGCGACACAGCGCTGCGATCACCGTCCGCCCCTTTCCCCTGCCCCTGGCCCGTTCCGGTCCTGGTCCTGGTCCTGCCCGGGTCCTGCTCCGCGCACGGGGCAG is a window encoding:
- a CDS encoding cytochrome c biogenesis CcdA family protein; this translates as MSDIGYLAAFLGGLLALLSPCSALLLPAFFAYSIDTTSRLLARTCVFYAGLATTLVPLGAAGSFAGRLFYGHRDLLVALGGWLIIVLGVAQLAGLGFASRRLAEAGGRIRPTTAFSVYALGAVYGLAGFCAGPILGSVLTVAALSGSPAYGGLLLAVYALGMAVPLFVLALLWERYDLSRRRWLRGRTLRIAGRFELHSTSTLSGLFFIVLGTVFLVFDGTTALPGLLSVDDSFAVEQWASSAGRAVPDWVLLALVVAAAAIVLAVRGLRGRDRA